One window of Streptomyces sp. SUK 48 genomic DNA carries:
- a CDS encoding ketoacyl-ACP synthase III family protein, which yields MKYDKDIRIAGTGVWLPPLTPLRQAVAAGLVGEHHQALGYESVAVADDEAGADMAVRAARTAVRRAGLDPAAYDLVLHASSWFQGLDWWPAAAYVAGRSVSHRAVAVDVQQRSNGGLAALHLAAGQLQSGAAATALLTTGDHFAPPMIDRWATQFYTIYGDAGTALVLSTSGGFARLLSSAAHADTSLEPWSRADSPLTLAPGQQTPVPVLQRFITHSRAPESKGSWERLAAAMSRARDEALADANLALADIDRIVVPHVHRGDGRSENYDALGFTERQSVWEFGRRVGHLGAGDQFAALNHLVEDKALGPGDRVLVTGVGVGYSVTAAVVEILETPSL from the coding sequence GTGAAATACGACAAGGACATCCGTATCGCGGGTACCGGCGTCTGGCTGCCGCCGCTGACCCCGCTGCGGCAGGCGGTCGCGGCCGGCCTCGTCGGCGAGCACCACCAAGCGCTCGGCTACGAGTCGGTCGCCGTGGCCGACGACGAGGCCGGAGCCGACATGGCGGTCCGTGCCGCGCGCACCGCCGTGCGGCGCGCGGGACTCGACCCGGCCGCCTACGACCTCGTGCTGCATGCCAGCTCCTGGTTCCAGGGGCTGGACTGGTGGCCCGCCGCGGCCTACGTCGCCGGACGCAGCGTCAGCCACCGGGCCGTCGCCGTCGATGTGCAACAGCGTTCCAACGGCGGCCTCGCCGCCCTCCACCTGGCCGCCGGGCAGCTCCAGTCGGGCGCGGCGGCCACCGCGCTGCTGACCACGGGGGACCACTTCGCCCCGCCCATGATCGACCGCTGGGCGACGCAGTTCTACACGATCTACGGCGACGCCGGGACCGCTCTGGTGCTGTCCACCTCCGGCGGCTTCGCCCGGCTGCTGTCCAGCGCCGCACACGCGGACACCTCGCTGGAACCCTGGAGCCGGGCCGACAGCCCGCTGACCCTGGCACCCGGGCAGCAGACACCCGTGCCGGTGCTCCAGCGCTTCATCACCCACAGCCGCGCCCCCGAGTCGAAGGGCTCGTGGGAACGGCTGGCGGCCGCCATGTCACGGGCCCGCGACGAGGCGCTCGCCGACGCCAATCTCGCCCTCGCCGACATCGACCGGATCGTCGTCCCCCATGTCCACCGCGGCGACGGCCGTAGCGAGAACTACGACGCGCTGGGCTTCACCGAGAGGCAGAGCGTCTGGGAGTTCGGCCGGCGCGTCGGACACCTGGGCGCGGGGGACCAGTTCGCCGCCCTCAACCATCTCGTCGAGGACAAGGCGCTCGGCCCGGGCGACCGAGTGCTGGTCACCGGGGTGGGCGTGGGCTACAGCGTCACGGCGGCTGTCGTCGAGATCCTCGAGACGCCCTCGCTCTGA
- a CDS encoding TetR/AcrR family transcriptional regulator → MSERLGLRERKKLRTREAISDAAVKLFLERSFDSVTVAEIAEAAEVSSMTVFNHFPAKEDLVLCRIDDHFGEAPAIVRACGPEDSPLKALLRHFLAGLADRNPSTGLCDEPGFLAFQRMIMQTPSLKLRLVDQWLGSQSELADALSGRLGEDPAAIVPRIAAMQITAAQQALVSRNLEQVLAGRGLDTVHPEAVAEAERAFGLLEHGLGRYGLGRPMA, encoded by the coding sequence ATGAGCGAGCGACTTGGCCTGCGGGAACGGAAGAAGCTGCGGACGCGCGAGGCGATCTCGGACGCGGCCGTGAAGCTCTTTCTCGAGCGGAGTTTCGACAGCGTCACCGTCGCGGAGATCGCCGAGGCCGCGGAGGTCTCCTCCATGACGGTCTTCAACCACTTCCCGGCCAAGGAGGACCTCGTCCTGTGCCGGATCGACGACCACTTCGGCGAGGCGCCGGCGATCGTCCGCGCCTGCGGTCCGGAGGACTCCCCGCTAAAGGCGCTGCTGCGGCACTTCCTGGCCGGCCTGGCGGACCGCAACCCCTCCACGGGCCTGTGCGACGAGCCGGGGTTCCTCGCCTTCCAGCGCATGATCATGCAGACGCCCAGCCTCAAGCTGCGGCTGGTGGACCAGTGGCTGGGCAGCCAGAGCGAACTCGCCGACGCGCTCTCCGGCCGGCTCGGCGAGGACCCGGCCGCGATCGTGCCGAGGATCGCGGCGATGCAGATCACCGCCGCGCAGCAGGCGCTCGTCTCGCGCAACCTCGAGCAGGTGCTCGCCGGCCGCGGCCTCGACACGGTTCACCCGGAGGCCGTGGCCGAGGCGGAACGCGCCTTCGGTCTGCTCGAACACGGGCTGGGCCGGTACGGACTCGGGCGTCCCATGGCTTGA